The Capricornis sumatraensis isolate serow.1 chromosome 11, serow.2, whole genome shotgun sequence DNA segment CAGGACCCGCTCCGGAGGTGGAGGCCCGGGCCAGGAGGGCCGGCCAGGGGGCGAGGATGCCGAGGGAGGTTGCCTGCACCCTGCCGCTCGTCCGGCCCCGCCGAGGCCGCCTCCTGCCCGGCCCCGAGGCCGCGCGTCCGCAGGCACCCAGCTGCCTCCGGACTCGGCTGGCCGGACGCTGCGGGCCTAGCCCGCTGCGGGCCCAGCGCATCGGATGTCCGGGAGAGCGCCGAGGGCCTGGGCCGGAAGAGCCCCCAGAGCCTCCCCCTCGCCCCCATTTCACGGACGCGGCCACCGAGGCCGGAGAGGGGCCGGAGCCTGTGGGCGAGGCACGGCCCCCCAACTTGGCTGCGTCCCCTCCCGTCCCTGGGTCCCGAGCAGAGCGGCGTGATGCCCAGGGCGGCGAATCCCCTTTTCCGCCCCCGCGAAGGAGCGCGGCGGGGACAAGCTCCCTTCCCCGGGATCGGAGGCGGCAAACTCCGCGCTCGAGCCTCCGCGCCGCGCCCGCCGGCGGAGCCGCGCGCCGCCCTGGCGCATTCCCGCCGGCCTCGCTCTCGGCCTCCCGCCGCCCGGGTTCCGGACTCCCAGgccggccccccgccccccagatcCAGGCGCAACAAGTCTGAAAGCAG contains these protein-coding regions:
- the LOC138088757 gene encoding uncharacterized protein; amino-acid sequence: MPREVACTLPLVRPRRGRLLPGPEAARPQAPSCLRTRLAGRCGPSPLRAQRIGCPGERRGPGPEEPPEPPPRPHFTDAATEAGEGPEPVGEARPPNLAASPPVPGSRAERRDAQGGESPFPPPRRSAAGTSSLPRDRRRQTPRSSLRAAPAGGAARRPGAFPPASLSASRRPGSGLPGRPPAPQIQAQQV